Proteins co-encoded in one Neofelis nebulosa isolate mNeoNeb1 chromosome 2, mNeoNeb1.pri, whole genome shotgun sequence genomic window:
- the NEU2 gene encoding sialidase-2 yields the protein MESCPILQKERVFQSGAHAYRIPALLYLPEQKTVLAFAEQRISKKDEHTELIVLRRGSYDASTHQVQWHAQEVVAQAQLEGHRSMNPSPLYDEKTGTLFLFFIAIPGQVSEHHQLHTRVNVTRLCQVTSPDHGRSWSPARDLTDSAIGTAHKEWATFAVGPGHCLQLRNRTRSLVVPAYAYRNLHPHRRPSPFAFCFVSHDHGHTWQRGNFVAQDTVECQVAEVGGAEQRVVYLNARSPLRARVQAESTNEGLDFEEAQLVEKLVEPPHGCQGSIVSFPGPGAGTDASDRWLLYTHPTDPRQRAHLGAYLGKPRPGPAAWSEPALLATGSCAYSDLQSMGTGPDGSPQFGCLYESDDYEAVMFLAFTLKQAFPAEFLSS from the exons ATGGAGTCGTGCCCCATCCTGCAGAAGGAGAGAGTGTTCCAGTCAGGAGCCCATGCCTACAGGATCCCCGCTCTGCTGTATCTGCCTGAGCAGAAGACAGTGTTGGCCTTCGCAGAACAGCGGATAAGCAAGAAGGATGAGCACACGGAGCTGATCGTCCTGCGCAGAGGAAGCTATGACGCATCCACCCATCAGGTCCAG TGGCACGCTCAGGAGGTGGTGGCCCAGGCCCAGCTGGAGGGCCACCGGTCCATGAACCCAAGCCCCTTGTACGACGAGAAGACAGGaaccctcttcctcttcttcatcgCCATCCCGGGGCAGGTGTCCGAGCACCACCAGCTCCACACCAGGGTCAACGTGACACGGCTGTGCCAGGTCACCAGCCCCGACCACGGGAGGTCCTGGAGCCCCGCCCGAGACCTCACTGACTCCGCCATCGGCACAGCCCACAAGGAGTGGGCCACTTTTGCGGTGGGTCCGGGGCACTGCCTGCAGCTGCGCAACAGGACGCGGAGTCTGGTGGTGCCCGCCTACGCTTACCGGAACCTTCACCCCCACCGGCGGCCTTCGCCGTTTGCCTTCTGCTTCGTCAGCCATGACCATGGGCACACGTGGCAGAGAGGGAACTTCGTGGCCCAGGACACCGTGGAGTGTCAGGTGGCCGAAGTTGGGGGTGCAGAGCAGAGGGTCGTGTATCTGAACGCGAGGAGCCCCCTCAGAGCCAGGGTCCAGGCCGAGAGCACCAACGAGGGCCTCGACTTCGAGGAGGCCCAGCTAGTGGAGAAGCTCGTGGAGCCTCCGCACGGCTGCCAAGGGAGCATCGTCAGCTTTCCCGGCCCCGGGGCGGGGACGGACGCCTCGGACAGATGGCTGCTGTACACTCACCCCACCGACCCACGGCAGAGAGCCCACCTGGGCGCGTACCTCGGCAAGCCGCGCCCGGGCCCCGCGGCCTGGTCGGAGCCCGCCCTGCTGGCCACGGGCAGCTGCGCTTACTCAGACCTCCAGAGCATGGGCACCGGCCCTGACGGGTCACCGCAGTTCGGGTGTCTGTACGAATCGGACGATTACGAGGCGGTCATGTTCCTCGCGTTCACCCTGAAACAAGCCTTCCCAGCTGAGTTTTTGTCTTCGTGA